A single window of Spirochaetota bacterium DNA harbors:
- the rplT gene encoding 50S ribosomal protein L20, with the protein MPRATTGKVHHKRREKILKDVQGFYGARKNLFRTAKDARRKALQNSYKDRRRRKRDFRALWIIRINAAARLNGISYSRLIAGMGLAGITMNRKLMAELAVSDPNAFAQIVNAVKEKVS; encoded by the coding sequence ATGCCACGTGCAACAACCGGAAAGGTACATCATAAAAGGCGCGAAAAGATCTTAAAGGATGTACAGGGCTTTTACGGGGCCCGAAAGAACCTTTTTAGAACGGCGAAAGACGCGCGGCGCAAGGCGCTGCAGAACTCATATAAGGACCGCAGGCGCAGGAAGCGGGACTTCAGGGCGCTGTGGATCATACGGATCAATGCGGCGGCTCGCCTTAACGGTATCTCCTACAGCCGGCTCATCGCCGGGATGGGGCTGGCCGGTATAACCATGAATCGAAAGCTGATGGCCGAGCTTGCCGTGAGCGACCCGAACGCCTTCGCGCAGATCGTTAACGCGGTCAAGGAAAAGGTGTCCTGA
- the thrS gene encoding threonine--tRNA ligase, which yields MSSEVKVTLPDGSSLPVESNSSVYEVAGKIGKKLQKAALVAAVDDRPVDLAFRLAGDSGLKLFTFASAEGKDAFWHTASHLLAQSVKRLFPGAKLAIGPAIDNGFYYDFEVERNFSPEDLVKIEAEMAKIVAEDLEVVREEMPRRKAIEYFSSIGESYKIELLEGLADGAVSLYRQGEFVDLCRGPHLPRTSYIRAFKLLSIAGAYWRGDEKRPMLQRIYGTAWPTEDGLDAYLKHLEEVEKRDHRKLGRDLDLYSVRDETGAGLILWHPKGARLRHIIESFWREEHYKNGYDLVYSPHIGKSTLWNISGHLGFYNENMYSPMDIDGQEYYVKPMNCPFHIMIYKGRGWSYRDLPLRWAELGTVYRYERSGVLHGLLRVRGFTQDDAHLICRPDQMPEEIDRVLAFCLYMLRSFGFSDFKVYLATRPGEKFVGDEAMWSEATQALKESVERAGIDYEVDDGGGAFYGPKIDIKIKDALGREWQCSTIQFDFNMPERFDVTYVGSDGQKHRPCMIHRALLGSIERFVGVLVEHYAGKFPLWLSPVQVALLNVVSEAADHTAHLRDELMRRGLRVETDLRDETIGYKIRDAIEKKVPYIGVIGKKEVESGTISVRRRGETSSRALPVEEFAALLKAEAAEKA from the coding sequence TTGTCCAGCGAAGTCAAAGTTACCCTCCCGGACGGATCCTCCCTCCCGGTCGAATCGAACTCCTCGGTCTACGAGGTGGCCGGTAAAATCGGAAAGAAACTCCAGAAGGCCGCGCTGGTCGCCGCCGTCGATGACCGGCCGGTCGACCTGGCGTTTCGCCTTGCCGGCGACTCGGGCCTGAAGCTGTTCACCTTCGCGAGCGCGGAGGGCAAAGACGCGTTCTGGCACACGGCCTCGCACCTTCTGGCGCAGTCGGTAAAGCGGCTCTTCCCGGGCGCGAAGCTCGCCATCGGCCCTGCCATCGACAACGGCTTCTACTACGATTTCGAGGTGGAGCGAAACTTCTCTCCCGAAGACCTTGTGAAGATCGAGGCCGAGATGGCGAAGATCGTCGCCGAGGACCTCGAGGTCGTCCGCGAGGAGATGCCGCGGCGCAAGGCGATCGAATATTTCTCCTCGATCGGCGAAAGTTACAAGATCGAACTGCTCGAGGGCCTGGCCGATGGAGCGGTTTCGCTCTACCGCCAGGGCGAGTTCGTCGACCTCTGCCGCGGACCGCACCTTCCGCGCACCTCGTATATAAGGGCCTTCAAGCTGTTGTCGATCGCCGGGGCATACTGGCGCGGCGACGAGAAGCGCCCCATGCTCCAGCGCATCTACGGCACAGCGTGGCCCACGGAAGACGGGCTCGACGCGTATCTCAAACATCTGGAAGAGGTCGAGAAGCGCGACCATCGCAAGTTGGGCAGGGATCTCGACCTCTACTCGGTGCGCGACGAAACCGGCGCGGGCCTCATCCTGTGGCATCCCAAAGGGGCGCGCCTGCGCCATATAATCGAAAGCTTCTGGCGCGAAGAGCATTACAAAAACGGTTACGACCTGGTATACTCGCCGCACATCGGAAAATCAACGCTCTGGAATATCAGCGGGCACCTCGGCTTCTACAACGAGAACATGTATTCGCCGATGGACATCGACGGGCAGGAATACTACGTCAAGCCCATGAACTGCCCCTTCCATATAATGATATACAAGGGCAGGGGATGGTCCTACCGCGACCTGCCGCTGCGCTGGGCGGAGCTCGGCACCGTTTACCGGTACGAGCGAAGCGGCGTATTGCACGGGCTGCTTCGCGTGCGCGGCTTTACCCAGGACGATGCCCACCTTATCTGTCGTCCCGACCAGATGCCCGAGGAGATCGACCGCGTGCTCGCCTTCTGCCTGTACATGCTCCGGTCGTTCGGTTTTTCCGATTTCAAGGTTTACCTCGCCACGCGCCCCGGGGAGAAGTTCGTGGGCGATGAGGCGATGTGGAGCGAGGCCACTCAGGCACTCAAGGAGTCGGTGGAGCGCGCCGGGATCGATTACGAGGTGGATGACGGCGGCGGTGCGTTCTATGGCCCCAAGATCGATATCAAGATAAAAGACGCGCTCGGCCGAGAGTGGCAGTGCAGTACCATACAGTTCGATTTCAACATGCCCGAGCGCTTCGACGTCACCTACGTCGGTAGCGACGGCCAGAAGCACCGTCCCTGCATGATACACCGCGCGCTCCTGGGCTCCATCGAGCGATTCGTCGGCGTGCTGGTGGAACACTATGCGGGGAAATTCCCGCTGTGGCTCTCTCCGGTGCAGGTTGCGCTGCTCAATGTCGTTTCGGAGGCCGCCGACCACACCGCGCACCTGCGCGATGAGCTGATGCGCCGGGGACTGCGTGTCGAAACCGATCTGCGTGATGAGACCATCGGCTACAAGATCCGCGACGCGATCGAGAAGAAGGTGCCGTATATAGGCGTGATTGGCAAAAAGGAAGTCGAGAGCGGGACCATTTCGGTACGCAGGCGCGGAGAAACCTCCTCGCGGGCGCTGCCGGTCGAGGAGTTCGCCGCCCTGCTGAAGGCGGAAGCCGCCGAAAAAGCGTAA
- the rpmI gene encoding 50S ribosomal protein L35 produces the protein MPKMKTNSGAKKRFKVTKNGKVKRANGNRSHLLEAKSSKRKRQLRSPSLVHETELDRVRRMLPYG, from the coding sequence ATGCCAAAGATGAAGACGAACAGCGGAGCTAAAAAGCGGTTCAAGGTCACCAAGAACGGAAAGGTGAAGCGGGCCAACGGCAATAGGAGCCATTTGCTTGAGGCGAAATCGTCAAAGCGGAAAAGACAGCTTCGCAGTCCCAGCCTCGTCCATGAGACCGAGCTCGACCGTGTTCGACGCATGCTTCCCTACGGCTGA
- the infC gene encoding translation initiation factor IF-3, whose amino-acid sequence MLEGGRRLRIDKSDIKRYRINDQIREPMVRLVGEEGGPQVVPTEEAMGIAKNKEMDLVEISPDQDPPIVKIIDFSKFRFEQIKKAKEAKKKQKVIHVKEIKFRPSIDSNDYRHKVNHAREFLEKGDKVKFTLMFRGREIVHNELGFKVMDNIQKDLEQSALIEKKASIEGRNITMIMTPAPSVVKK is encoded by the coding sequence TTGCTTGAGGGCGGAAGGAGGCTTCGCATAGACAAATCAGATATAAAACGCTACCGGATCAACGATCAGATCAGGGAGCCGATGGTCAGGCTTGTCGGAGAAGAGGGAGGGCCCCAGGTCGTACCGACCGAAGAGGCCATGGGTATCGCGAAGAACAAGGAGATGGATCTCGTGGAGATTTCTCCGGACCAGGATCCCCCGATCGTCAAGATCATTGATTTCAGCAAATTCCGATTTGAGCAGATTAAAAAGGCCAAAGAGGCGAAGAAAAAGCAGAAGGTCATTCACGTAAAGGAAATCAAGTTCCGGCCGTCAATCGATTCCAATGATTACAGGCACAAGGTCAATCATGCCAGGGAGTTCCTGGAAAAGGGCGACAAGGTGAAGTTCACCCTTATGTTCCGGGGAAGGGAGATTGTTCACAACGAACTGGGCTTCAAGGTGATGGATAACATCCAGAAAGACCTCGAGCAGTCCGCCCTGATCGAGAAAAAGGCTTCCATTGAGGGAAGGAATATAACGATGATAATGACGCCCGCGCCGTCGGTGGTGAAGAAGTAG